In Miscanthus floridulus cultivar M001 chromosome 8, ASM1932011v1, whole genome shotgun sequence, the sequence CGCGAGCCTAGAACGCGAAGCTCGATGCCACGCTCAACAAGATGGGCTTCCTGCAGAGCGTGTATGAGGAGGTAGTGTACCGGTGGGGCAGCGGGCGCTCTGTCTTGCTCGTCCACGTCTACgtcgatgacctcatcatcaccggcGCTCAAGGAGACAAAGTGGAGGCGTTCAAGGCACAAATGAAGAAGGAGTTCGACATGAGTGACctcggcctcctctgcttctacctTGGCGTCGAAGTGCGCCAAGACGCCAGCGGCATCGCCCTCCACCAAACCCACTACACCAAACGCATCCTCGAGCTTGGCGGCATAATGGGCTACAATCCAGCCCACACCCCGATAGAGGAGCGGCTCAAGCTCAGTCgggacagcacgacggaggaggtcgACTTCACACACTACCGGCGGCTTATTGGGAGCTTGCGCTACCTGGTCCATACCCAGCCGGACCTTGCGTTCGTTGTCAGGTACGTAAGCCGGTTCATGGAGCGGCCCACGATGGAGCATCTCAGGCCATCAAAGTGCATCCTTCGCTACGTGGTGGGCACCCTCGACTACGGTCTTCACTACGACAGGGCCCCCAATACAGCGCGCTTCATCGGCTACTGCGATAGCGACCTCGCAGGCGATGTGGACACCGGCAAGAGAACAACCGGGACTATGTTCTTCCTCGGTGGCTGCTTGGTCAGTTGGCAGTCCCTCAAGCAAAAGGTGGTGGCCCTCTCGAGCTGTGAAGCAGAGTACATCGCCAGCACCACTGCAGCAACTCAGGCACTATGGCTGTCAAGGATGCTGGCAGAGCTCCTTGGCAGGATTgtggatgtggttgagctgaAGGTGGACAGCAAGTCTGCTCTAGCTTTGGCCAAGAATGTTGTCTTCCATAAAAGAAGCAAGCACATTTGCATCAAGTACCACTTCGGATTGCTTGGAGGATGGGAGTATTAAGGCCAGCCACATTGCCACCACTAATCAGCTGGCTGATATCCTCACCAAGTCGCTGGGAAAGCTCAAGTTCCAAGAGATGCATGAGAGGATTAGGCTACAGCAGATCACTTCCAGTGCTCAGCACAAGGCTTAGGGGAAGAATGCTAGATAAGCCTAGTGTCGacacttgtatcttacttttctGTAAAGTAGGAAAGTAGAAGATGCTCTCTGCCCCTTGCCCATAAAAGCAGAGGCAGTGCTATTGTAAGATCCCACTGCATTTCAATTCCAACAAGCGGCCAAGGTCAAGCTGTCCTCTCGCTTTCCAGATCCAATCTAGAGCTGAGATCCATTTTCGTGGTTCCTGGCCAACATATATTATACTATTTTTCAACTAACTTACCAGCGAAGTTTCCATACCCGCAATAACATCAATCATAACTCTTAAATGTAACTTTCCGGTGCATGCAACTCCTCTTAGCCTTTTTACTCCACTACCCTACTACCTATTCATCATGGAGTATATGTTATGCATGCGTTCGTACTCAAGAATTAATCTATACAGTGGACCAGCATCTCAACTAGGtttattttagaaaaaatagGCTGCTCATGATCGAAGAGATCCATCATGGATATACCATCATGCATCTTCCCTTTCCGCAGCCTCTTGATTTTGCCTCTCACATTGAACCTAAGCTTTCTTGCATTCTCACAGTGAGGGCCTCTTTGGAACGTTGGATTCTCAAAAATGGGAATAAGAAAAAACGCATGATTGGAATGTCTTCAGCATGGCAAACCAAGTGTATCTTACCTGGTTATGCCCCTTGTGGTGGAACCTTCCCACCTAGGTTCAAGTCTTTGACCTCAACATGGATGCTTGCATTCATGACCAATTATCCATTCGGTGGTAGGCGACGTGCCACAACAACGAGACGTCAGTAGTGACTTCAGTTCAATATACGCTGGCCCCAGAGTCTCTTAGAGGCAAAATCTACGAAGGAGCGCATATTCAGGAAACTCTGCAATACGCCATCAACAACTTGCCTGGCCTCGAGACGCTAATCGTCGGATGTGCAGGAGCAAACACAGCTGGGTATTACGTGCAAAGCATACATACATGTGTGTATTATAGTATAGTGTATACTACTGCTGGCATGGTTATCGGCCTAGCATCCGAAAAATATTCCCTTCCCCTATGTGCAGATCGCGCACTATACCGACGGCGATTGAATTGCAGTTATTATCCGGATGCTCTATCGTGATGGCAAAGATAGCTGGCGGTGGCCTCATCAGGCTCGCTCCCTCCGATCCGCGGATTGCAAGTGAGACCATGCCGGAGGCACAAACCACGGACGAAGACGTCCCCCGTTGTCCATCCCTTATGTCTGCGGTTGCCCCGGTGCCAGCACCTGCATCCGGGCGGTCGGGTTCGGCCGGCCAGTATTAGTGCTGGCTACCAGTTTGTTCGTTGTTGCCGCTGCCTTGCCGTGCGTGTGCTTTTCGATCTGTGTGTTTAATTCCCCTGTCTCTGTTGACAGCTACGGTTTGTGTCCAGGCCTGAGTCAGGCGTTGGTACttactgtatatatatattacaccTGGGTGCATTCTATATAGAGAATGCACCCAGGCCAAACCGACCGACGCGCGCGCCCATCTGGTCTAGCCCGCACGCGCCCGAGGCCGCCTCGCCTGCACCACCTGGTCCGCACGTGGCACGCTCCAGCAAACCGCCTCCACTCCCTCTGTTCAGTTTCCGTTGCTCTTTTCCTCGCGAGGAACCGCCGTCGCTCGCGCTGCGCCGCCGCTCCGTCGAGAGAAAACCGCCCCCATTGCTCCGCCGAGAAAACCGCCCCCACTCGCCCTTCATTTTTGTCGCTGCTCCCCACCCCGTACTCCCCCACACCCCCGCGCTCTCCATTTGCCGCTTTGCGTGCTGCGGTTTTCCGCTCTCCATTTGCTGCTCTTCGGAATTCTGGACCTAGGGTTCGAGCGTCGCCGTGTTGAGGCGCTCAAATTCGAATCCGCCGCTTTTTATCCCAATGTAAGTCATTCCCCATTCCCTATCCCTACTTAATTTTGAATTGAATTTGTTTTAACTGGCTATTACGCTCGTTTGTAATCGGCTTTTTTATGGTTTGTTTGCAATTTAGAGGATCCATGGGGCAATTGCAATTGTAACCATATTAGTACTTAATTTTGTAATTTTTGCGATGACTTGTGTAACCAGCCTATTTGTCCTTATGTTTGCAACTGGTAGGGTGTTGTAGTTGTAAATGGTCGACAATTCATCTGAAATTCAACTGATTTTGTAACTGTTGCTGCAACTCACTTAATCTGAAGGTGCATCTCTAGAGTTTTATCGGTTGCAATTGGTTGACAATGCTGGTTTGTTCATTTCTGGGTTCTAATATGTAGAGGATACTGTtcgatttttgttttgttttgatcTATGGCTCATGGGCTCAAAATGACACCATTTTTTCATGGGTTCTAATATATGCATGAATTGGGACTTTTTTGTTTTCGATAACCTTATAAGTGTTGATGGACATAGTACATACGTCGGACTCAAAACCTTTCATGTTTTGCTCTTGATGACCTGTGTAACTAGCTTCTAACCTTAGTTGTAACTGGGAGGGTGTTCTAGTTGTAATTTGTTGACAATTCATCTGAAACTAAACTGAAATTGTAACTGTTGCTACATCCGGCTTTTTCAATCTTTTTTGAAGGTGCAAGTGTAGTGTTTTATTGGTTGCAAATGGTTAACAGTGCAATTTTATGTTTTATTCTCTTTTTTTGTGCAACTGGCTTTTTTCTGATGTGTATTTTTTTCAATGGCAGTGGTTATAATGAATTCGGAAGGGAATGTATCAGGTTCCTAGGGCAGTGACCCTCCCCGGCGTTCCTCCCGTGTTGCTTCGCATGAGCAGAATGTATCAGGTGCTCAGGGCAgtgaccccccccccccggcgttcCCCCCGTTTTGCTCCGCCGGAGCCGAAAAGGCTgaatgtatacaagttgaagggcAGGAAGAAGAGATTAAGGCTCCCCAGTCCACCCCGACCTGATGTTGAGAGTGAAGTGCATGAACGACAGGAAAGAGAGCAAGATCCAGATTTTGATCCTGGCACTGATGGTGACGCAGGGAGTGAACAACATGGAGAGGATGATGCCGAGGCTGGCGGCGATGGTGACACTGGTGCTGATGGTGATGGGGATGTAGTGAATGTAGCCAATAAGAAGAGGCCCCGCAAGCAGCCTCCTGCAATTCGTTGCTCTCCTTCAAAATTTCATGAACTTCTCAAAGCTCTCCCTGCTGACCTCGAAGATATAGTGAAGGCAAGGGGTTTTGGTGGATTGTTGGGATTCAAACCAACCTGCCTGGATAGGAAGTTGCTCACCTGGCTTATGTTGAGGCTTAACCAAGAAACAATGAAATTAGAGCTTGGTGGTGGTAAAGTGATTGATGTTAATGAGCACACTGTTTGGTGTCTGTTCCAGATACCCAAAGTTGGCGGTGACCCACCTTATATGTCTGACGCTGAAGCTCGTGTTAGGCGGAATGAGTTGGGAGAACAAATCTGTCCTAGTACATACAAAAGGCTGGGTATCAGGATTGCGGATATTGTGGATGGACTAAAGAGCAAGAAGCTCACGGGGGATTTGGGTCTCAGGGCATTTTTTATGGCTGTATTCCAGTCTCTACTTTTCTCAAACACTGATAGTTGCATCAGGCTTGAGGATGTTATATATACTGAGGATCTGGACAACATTGGCAAGATTAATTGGTGCAAAGCAGTAGTGGACAACCTTAGCAAAGCTGCACGTTTGTATAAAAAGGATTTCGCGGCGAAGGGCGTCCATGCACCTCTCACAGGATGCGGTATTTTTCGTATGGTAAGTTTTTGTTGCATTTACTGGCTTTTGTGACACTAGTAGTTTTTCCCTGGTTGTGTAGTAGTTTCtccaaaaacacacattttgttcATGGCAAGAGTTGCAAATGGGGTCATGGCACAGTAGTAATTGTGTTGTAGTTTTGTTGCAATTGGGTCATGTTTCCAGTAGCAATTGGTCTCCTGTTGATCTTttcttatctagcattctttataTTTTTTACTTGTAATTTTCTGCAGTAGTTTTTGTTGCATTTACTGGCTTGTTACACtagtagtattttttttttctggctGTGCATTTAGTTTCTCAAGAGTTGCTAGTGGGGGTCATGGCACCATAGCAACTGTGTAGTAGTTTTTGTTGCAATTGGGTCATGTCTCCAGTAGCATTTGGTCTACTGTTGTTTTATTTTTGTCTATCATCCCTTGTATTTTTTACTAGTATTTTTCTGTAGTAGTTTCCGTTGCATTTTTACTAGCTTGTTACACTAGTAGTAATTCTCTGGCCGTGTAGTAGTTTCTCCAAAACACACATTTTGTTCACGGGGCAAGAATTTGGAACTGGGGTCATGGCACCAGTATCAACTGTTTAGTAGTTTTCTGTTGCAATTGGTTCATGTCTCCAGTAGTAATTGAATTGTTCATGTCATCAGTAGCAATTGTGTAGTAGTTTTCTGTTGCAATTGGGTCATGTCTTCAGTAGTAATTGGTGTCCTATGTGTGTttttgttttgtctttttttATACATGCAGATGCTATACGTCGATCACTTGCAGCATGGGCTACAGGTAGACTCGTTCGCGCTCCCCCGATGTGCTATTTTGGATAGCAAAATTATCGACAGAATTACAACATTGGATCGCAGGGGAGATGTTCCAGAAGATGCTATTGAATATGGCAACCTCAGGGTAAGATGTTGATaatctattttttcttttttttcttttttgcatgTTTTTTTATCCAGTATGTGATTTTACGTTTCGGATAACcagtttcattttttttgttttttaaaaacTTGCAGTTGAGAAGTATCGCTGCCACATGTTATACACCCCCCTCTTTTGTCCTAGCTGCTCCTGCTGTTGCTGCCCCTCGCCCTATTCTTGCTCTTGAGGGAGCTTCTTATGCTACTGGTACCTCAGTGGACGTGGCTGGCACACATCATCCCCCTGGCGGGCATGCTGCCATGGAGCTTGAGCCTCCTGTTCTACACCAATACCCGAGCTTCTGTACTACTTTTGGCCAGAGCATTGCTGATGTAGTTGGAAGAAGTAGGAACTCAGAGGCGCTTAAGATATTGAAGGCTTTTGATGACAGTACTGCCCAGGCCCAGACCTACGCGACCAAGGCTGCTTAGTACATTACTATGGCCAACGATCTAATGGCAAAAAGTCATCACGAGTGCTTCAGTGCTATTCAGAAGCTTCTTGCTGATTCCCATGCTGGTAGGGAAGCTGCTAATGAGCGTAGGAGGggaaagaggaggaagaagagtaaATCTGGAGCATCAGGTAGTTTGTTGCAGTTTTCAACGTATTCACATTGCAATTACTAACATATATATGTGTTGCAATTGTGTGTCATACCAGTTTTGAAATTTTTATTATCAGTTTGTTTGCAAGACTAACAAATTTTTGGGTATGCAGCAGCAGCTAAATTAGCTGTTGATGAAGATCAACGCAAAGCAGTAGGTGACGAAGATGTTCTAGAAGAAGAAAATGTTGGAGCAAATTCTGGAGGAGGTACTTTTGTTGCATTTTGTCTTTGTTTCATTTTTCAATTACCACATTATCTGTGTTGCAATTGGGGGGCAGGGGGGCCAACAAGCTTACGTGGGGTGTCTATTTGTTTGGTATGCAGGAGGAGAGACTAGCGGAGGGCATATTCCAGATGTTGAACCACCACTAGGTTCTCTTTTTTTTGTTGCATTTTTGTCTttttgttttcatgttgcaattaCAGCCATTATCTGTGTTGCAATTGGGGTGCAGGTGGGCCAACAAGCTTACGTTGGGAGTCTATTTTTTTGTATGCAGGAGGAGAAACTAGTGGAGCTGGATTTGGCCAAGATGATTTTCATGAAGAAGAATTCGATGGAGATGGATTTGGCCAAGGACGTGATTCAGACCATGATATTGGCCAAGGACCTGAAGGTGGagatggagatggccatgaaggTGCTGGAAAAGGACCTGAAGGCGGAGACCGAGATGGCCAAGAAGGTGCTGAAAAAGAATCTGAGAAAGGACCTGAAGGCGGAGACCGAGATGGCCAAGAAGGTGCTGACAAAGAATCTGGTGCAGGAGGAGAGGGCAAAAAAGATGCTGGAGAAGGTGGAAATATTGGAGGTAATCCTCGAATACTTATGTTGGAATGGACGAAATCACCATGTAATTTTTTTGTTATtctttttcatatttttttgtaaTCACCACTAGTATTTTTCTTCCTATGTAGTACTGGGTCATGGCACCAGTAGCAACTATGCCGTAGTTTCTGTTGCAATTGGGTCATGTCTCCAGTAGCAATTTTTGGTCTCctgtgttttgtctttttgtttttTATACATGCAGATGCTATACGTCGATCTCTAGCAGCATGGGTACAGTTATAAGTGTTTTTATCTAGCATCCTTTGTATTTTTTACTAGTATTTTTTCTGTAGTAGTTTTTTGTTGCATTTTTATTGGCTTTTTTTGTTACACTAGTAGTATTTCTTCAAACACACATTTGTTCATGGCAAGAGTTGCAAATGTTGGTCATGGCACCAGTAGCAACTTTTGTAGTAGCTTCTGTTGCAATTGGGGTCATGGCACCAGTAGCAACTGTGCAGTAGCTTCTGTTGCAATTGGGGTCATGTCTCTAGTAGAATATGCATTTGCAATGTGGTAGGGTTCTACAACCTTAATTATTCCAGCttatattttcctttttttcaaaGTTACAGATCCTCATTCTCGAATTCGTGAACCAGTTAACACTGAGTCAAGCAGCGAAAATGTTGATGCCCAGTCATCTCAGATTAGCCCCCCACACACGCCGCCAACACCTAGCAGCAATGTTGATGACTAGGAGAAAGGCATATCAAGTAATTCTTTTATATGAATCTCCCTCTTTTTTTTGGCTGTATTCATTATGAGTTTTTTTTCTTCCGTTTTGCCATGTTAATTCTTATATACTTTTCTTTTTCATTTACCCCTAGCACCGCTTCCATTGCATGGTCCTTTGAAGGGGTTGGAGTCCATAATTAATCAGCTGGAAACATCTATGCTTGGTGATCCCTCCACTGACCAGGTGACATGATGATCACTTCATAGTGTAGTAATTCTTGTAGCATCAATATTGTAATTGGATTGTCTTATTGGTTGCAATTTGTATTCCACAGAACATAACCAGTGAGATTGGAGGTGCATCCAGGCAACCACAACCACAGCCTGCCAATCCTGAAGTTGAGACACCGAGAAAGGAGGCATCTGATCACATGGAGGATCCCTTGACAACCTCAAGCACCGGCCGCAAAGTTAGCAAATCTGTTGTAAGCTATTTAtgacacaaacacacacacaatTATTTTTTTATGCAGGCAGCTTTTTTTTCTCGTGTCTGTTTGCATATATATAGCTTTTTTCTAATAGTTTGTAGCTCACTATAATTTTCCATTTTTTCCCAAGCCTCTTCGTGGTGGTCGTAAGAAAGCGAAAGCTGTTCGGGCACCTGCCGGGAACAAGAGGTCTCTTGCTCGTATGAAGAAAGAGAAGGAAGCACGCCGCGCTCAACATGAGAAATAGCTGTGTCAGATGCGCGATGAAGCCAATGTAGAGATTGCCATGTTGAAGAGCAGTGTCGTTGGTGAGGAAGGGCCCAGCGGAGCTGCATCTGATGCATCTTTTCCAGATGATCCAATTGAAGACATAAATTGCTTAACCCCACCTATCCGGTTGTCTCAAGAGGAAcgtgaacaaggatcacaagacTTCAATCAGTTCCAAAAGATGATCTTCAAACATGTGGGAGAGCGGTTGAAGAAGAAGCCAAGGAAGTACATATCTCCTTTCCTAATTCCCAACAACCGCCTGAAAGTTCCATTGGCAAAGGCTCTAGCTCTGAGGATCAAGATCGCGTCTGATGAGAAGCTAAGAGAGTAATCACCCACATATCATTGTTGCAAATGACATACATCAGTGTTGCAATTAGCTTCCTATcttctgattttttttattttttttgtaacATATTCTGTTTCTGCCCACTACACAGGATGGCTCTGATTGATTTCAGCATCTTTTGCTCTTTTGACGGCAATGATCTACTTACCAGTTTTGCGGATGACAAAGATGGTGACTCTTCTGTTCTAGATTTCACTGTTCATTGTCTCTGTTATGATGATATTGTCCACAAGGAAAATTGAATCGGATATAGGCTGTTCCTCACCACCGGCTTCTATGTGAGTTTTTACTGAACCCCCATAAACACTTTTCTTTTTTGCACATTAGCTGCTATTTTAATCTTCGCATATTTTGTTTTCTCCAGCACCTGGTAAATGGCATTAACAGCGTCTACACAGATGATGGAAAAACTGAGACTCAAGAATTCACTGTATTAAGACAGCACCTTGAGAATGAAGTCGAGCATTATCCTGATTTGACCAGAGCAAAGCTGGTTAGTATCTGATTATTTGATTGGTTTTGCTTCTCTCTCTTTTTAATGATTTTTGGAACCGGCCACAACTGATGCATCATACTCAACTGATGTGTAATTAACCAGCAAAGTAGTCCCACTGCAAATGTTAATTAACCAGGTTGCAATTGTGTTACATCCCATGTTGCAAACGGTGTACAGTAGGTGTAGACAGCAACTATTTTTTGTTTACTCAACTGATGCATCATACTCAACATACGCATGCAGATATTTATTCCAGTATGTGTTGGGAAGCATTATTTTGTTTACTGCATCAATCAAATTCACAATCGGATCGATATCCAGGACTCAATTGACTATTTTTGGGCGGACAATAGCCCTGCATCACGCCACGAGCCCATTTTTGAGAAGATCCCCACCATAAGTGCTGTATTCCAGAAGGTCAGCACGAAAAAATTCCCTCAATTTGAGAAATGGAGCAGGCCATTCGTTGAGGTCCCAAAACAAGGCGGGCCCAGTGATTGCATGTTTTTCCTTTGGAAATATATGGAATTTTGGGATGGCAAGAAGCTGAACATTGACATCAATCCAGTGAGCATTTCCTTCTTTTTTTGCCCCCACATTTTCTTTGTGTTCAAATGTATATATGATCTGCATGTTCTACTATCATTTTCAGCAGTCTCAAATGTTcattttttctttgttcttcactGTGTTTTTAGTTCAAGGGCATGATATACAGGGTAGAGCTCATGCACTACTTGGTGTTTCATCCACTGAACCAGGCTGACCTACCTAACGAACTGGATGTTATTGGCGGAAGGAAGATACTTTGGGATGCCGAGCAATGATGAACTTTCACGACATGTTGTTTTTGTTTTGTGTGTCATTGATGTTTATCAGCATCATGCACATTGTGTTTTTTCAGTACGATGATACCTGTGTATGTTTACACTGTTTGAAAACTATGTGTCATAACTTGCAACTCC encodes:
- the LOC136470413 gene encoding uncharacterized mitochondrial protein AtMg00810-like produces the protein MGFLQSVYEEVVYRWGSGRSVLLVHVYVDDLIITGAQGDKVEAFKAQMKKEFDMSDLGLLCFYLGVEVRQDASGIALHQTHYTKRILELGGIMGYNPAHTPIEERLKLSRDSTTEEVDFTHYRRLIGSLRYLVHTQPDLAFVVRYVSRFMERPTMEHLRPSKCILRYVVGTLDYGLHYDRAPNTARFIGYCDSDLAGDVDTGKRTTGTMFFLGGCLVSWQSLKQKVVALSSCEAEYIASTTAATQALWLSRMLAELLGRIVDVVELKVDSKSALALAKNVVFHKRSKHICIKYHFGLLGGWEY